One part of the Saprospiraceae bacterium genome encodes these proteins:
- a CDS encoding mannose-1-phosphate guanylyltransferase, giving the protein MENKHPNYHAIIMAGGVGSRFWPLSRNQKPKQFLDILGTGKTLIQLTYERLIKIIHPENIWVVSHADYQDLIKEQLPLLQTNNILLEPQRKNTAPCILFAALEISRRDPNSILFIAPSDHLILNESMFVKDVSDSFDFISKNPENLLTFGIQASRPDTGYGYINFDSSQVLAEDIYQVHKFVEKPDHNTALSYLQSGNYVWNSGMFLWKTNTILHSLEIYAPDLFKAFNSYTNPSDIISIYQNCKSDSIDIAVMEKSKSVVVKTVDFGWSDLGTWGSLYELLPHDLNENASTNTKLLLSQTKSCMIHDEQQKLIALHGVEDLIIINTEDVLLICHKSEEQAIKQIVSKVQESFGPTLS; this is encoded by the coding sequence ATGGAAAATAAGCATCCTAATTATCATGCAATTATTATGGCAGGTGGAGTTGGAAGTAGATTCTGGCCGCTCAGTAGAAATCAAAAACCGAAACAATTTTTAGATATCTTAGGAACTGGTAAAACTTTAATTCAATTGACCTATGAGCGATTGATTAAAATTATACATCCAGAAAATATTTGGGTAGTAAGTCATGCGGATTATCAAGATTTAATTAAAGAGCAATTACCTTTACTTCAAACAAACAACATCTTATTAGAGCCCCAGCGGAAAAATACTGCACCCTGTATTCTATTTGCTGCACTTGAAATTTCCAGAAGAGATCCAAACTCAATATTATTTATTGCACCTTCCGATCATTTAATTTTAAATGAGTCCATGTTTGTAAAAGATGTTAGTGATAGTTTTGATTTTATTTCAAAGAATCCAGAAAACTTATTGACTTTTGGAATTCAAGCCTCCAGACCTGATACAGGTTACGGCTATATTAATTTTGATTCAAGCCAAGTCCTTGCCGAAGATATTTATCAGGTACATAAATTTGTAGAAAAACCTGATCATAACACTGCATTATCATATTTGCAAAGTGGAAATTATGTATGGAACTCTGGTATGTTTTTATGGAAGACTAATACCATCTTACATTCCCTTGAAATCTACGCTCCAGATTTATTTAAAGCATTTAATTCCTATACGAATCCTTCTGATATTATTTCTATCTATCAAAATTGCAAATCAGATTCCATTGATATCGCTGTAATGGAAAAATCCAAATCTGTTGTCGTGAAAACTGTAGATTTTGGATGGAGTGATTTAGGAACCTGGGGATCATTATATGAACTTTTACCACATGATTTGAATGAAAATGCAAGTACCAATACAAAGCTTCTCTTAAGCCAAACCAAATCTTGTATGATTCACGATGAACAACAAAAATTAATTGCTTTACATGGTGTGGAGGACTTAATCATTATTAATACCGAAGATGTATTATTGATTTGTCATAAATCTGAAGAACAGGCAATTAAACAAATTGTTAGTAAAGTCCAGGAATCATTCGGTCCTACTTTAAGCTAA
- a CDS encoding YceI family protein, with translation MIKFFDAALFPKSQFIITSVTPLKETNVGTNTHTIKGLLTIKDKTNEISFGAKLTLQGNRFSCLGIATIDRTKFDIKYRSKTFFPDIGDKMIYDEFTLKFNVVANK, from the coding sequence ATCATCAAATTTTTTGATGCAGCCTTATTTCCAAAATCACAATTTATCATTACATCCGTCACCCCTTTAAAAGAAACCAATGTTGGAACGAATACACATACTATAAAAGGGTTACTTACCATCAAGGATAAAACAAATGAAATTTCATTTGGTGCTAAGCTTACACTACAGGGCAATCGCTTTTCTTGTCTAGGAATAGCAACGATAGACCGCACAAAATTTGATATTAAATACCGCTCTAAAACATTTTTTCCAGATATTGGAGACAAAATGATATATGATGAATTTACATTAAAATTTAATGTTGTAGCAAATAAATAA
- a CDS encoding YceI family protein: protein MKRIFGFTEIIGILTFFSFLSNKLHTDVYKVDANQSSLEWIGEKITGKHNGTIKFISGEIKNNHGSIHGVFEFDMTSIECQDLEPGPNKTKLETFLKSSNFLMQPYFQNHNLSLHPSPL from the coding sequence ATGAAACGTATATTTGGATTTACAGAAATTATTGGGATACTCACTTTTTTTTCATTTTTATCCAATAAATTACATACAGATGTATATAAAGTCGATGCCAATCAAAGTTCACTTGAATGGATTGGAGAAAAAATTACAGGCAAACACAATGGCACTATAAAATTTATAAGTGGCGAAATAAAAAACAATCATGGGTCTATCCATGGTGTTTTTGAATTTGATATGACATCCATAGAATGTCAAGACCTTGAACCAGGGCCAAATAAAACAAAACTTGAAACATTTCTTAAATCATCAAATTTTTTGATGCAGCCTTATTTCCAAAATCACAATTTATCATTACATCCGTCACCCCTTTAA
- a CDS encoding DUF3817 domain-containing protein, translated as MNKSSYQSSIGRFRIIAICEGISYLLLLFIAMPLKYFSNFPQAVLIVGWIHGFLFIAYMIAGLDVSIKYKWGLKRICIAVIASLLPFGPFILDRKILSKEMDRV; from the coding sequence ATGAATAAGTCAAGTTATCAAAGCTCGATAGGACGTTTTAGAATCATTGCAATTTGCGAAGGTATTTCGTACTTGCTTTTGTTATTTATTGCAATGCCATTAAAATATTTTTCGAATTTTCCTCAAGCTGTATTAATTGTCGGTTGGATTCATGGATTTCTGTTTATTGCATACATGATCGCCGGACTGGATGTTTCAATAAAATATAAATGGGGTTTAAAAAGAATTTGCATTGCTGTTATTGCATCCCTTTTACCATTTGGACCTTTTATCTTAGATCGAAAAATTCTAAGTAAAGAAATGGATCGTGTCTAA
- a CDS encoding response regulator transcription factor: METINYKVKVLIVEDEPLIAENLAMYLNNNDFEVVGMAYDYDEGLRLLNETKPDIALLDINLESQQDGIDIGSYIFKNIKIPFVFLSSYSDKQSLDRAKQIQPSGYLVKPFHEKSLLTTLEISLANFANQANNQAPILELSQINKHLLSSLSDREFEVVQLIYSGKTNQQITQELYISINTLKRHINNAYMRLDVNSRTSAIHKLRALMLKK, from the coding sequence ATGGAAACCATTAATTACAAAGTCAAAGTATTAATCGTAGAAGACGAGCCCTTAATAGCAGAAAATCTGGCTATGTATTTAAATAATAACGATTTTGAAGTTGTTGGGATGGCTTATGATTATGATGAAGGTTTGCGTTTATTAAATGAAACGAAGCCTGATATCGCTTTACTTGATATTAATTTGGAAAGTCAACAAGACGGGATTGATATAGGTTCTTATATTTTTAAAAATATTAAAATTCCCTTTGTATTTTTAAGCTCCTATTCTGATAAGCAATCATTGGACCGTGCAAAACAAATTCAACCATCTGGATATTTAGTCAAACCATTTCATGAAAAATCACTTCTGACAACTTTAGAAATATCACTCGCAAATTTTGCAAACCAAGCAAATAATCAAGCACCCATATTAGAGCTTTCTCAAATAAATAAGCATCTTTTAAGTTCACTATCTGATCGTGAATTTGAAGTAGTTCAGTTAATTTATTCTGGCAAAACCAATCAACAAATAACCCAGGAATTATATATCTCTATAAATACTTTGAAGCGCCACATCAATAATGCATACATGCGCCTGGATGTGAATTCAAGAACTTCTGCAATTCATAAATTGCGGGCACTTATGTTAAAAAAATAA
- a CDS encoding PKD domain-containing protein, which yields MKQILLFLIASINIAISQSIVLKPFETKMSKGTDEHLKEFKVLQLDVKVLADKIDGIKGNVKEFILRTPEKTWQLQLFEYNLLSPDMVRATGGLSDLKILNKRTDFRTFNGTIKGQNSMVSMSIADGFFSIMIDDRKDRYFIEPLDFESLSNAMPSEQQYLMYKTSDLIPAKGILCGADLVNRAVNENLEKLQKESLARAKPCKICAEVKICLAADYPMYRKYGGSVNQTENQMLNILADVQTVYDDEFENEYQYVVTGTFIPEEQAKDPFNGMNDINAMLNRFRDIAETSMFANSQHNVATLWTSKFGPTGTVGTAFQASVCLNDRYNVCSDYWGPGGRQGDYLTLQAHMLGHNWSMIHDAGISPTIMAPGLPNGSTAWSGLAIASLNSYARTEKLIESGCLPICPNSSAPVPDFSADITYGCQPVTVKFKDLSINTTKWKWSFPGGTPDTSTQKNPVIVYKTAGTYNVTLEAGSNRCEVELTKVGFIEINDVPVADFSYGLQGREIFFIDQSLRADEYSWKFGDGEFSEESNPFHEFPTDSTFEVTLTVRNDCGVHTIKKLINVVSVPTAEFDSDTIGGCAPGIIKFFDQSTRNVKNWQWEFVGGVPSVSTQKNPVVKYNLPGVYDVRLTVYGSRFNHSITKKAYITIDSLPVAQFANSIDVGKVDFTNQSRYAKSHVWIFGDNTTSTDPNPSHNYTEGTYEVKYVAINGCGTDTAVTTLIIGVKPTASFSVGNPKGCAPYKVQFQNASVAATNYQWYFPGGSPSTSTDPNPLISYNNAGKFNVSLVASNVFYKDSIGKQDFIDVNTIPNAGFTNSIAGFKSTFTNQSTGGLNYLWDFGDGKPSFEKIQYMIMGLKVNLMFG from the coding sequence ATGAAACAAATATTACTATTTTTAATCGCTTCTATTAACATAGCGATCTCACAAAGTATTGTACTTAAGCCATTTGAAACCAAAATGTCTAAGGGAACAGATGAGCATCTAAAAGAATTCAAAGTATTGCAATTAGACGTAAAGGTCCTGGCTGATAAAATTGATGGTATAAAAGGGAATGTAAAGGAATTTATTTTGCGTACTCCAGAAAAAACCTGGCAGCTTCAATTATTTGAGTATAATTTGTTATCACCAGATATGGTGCGAGCTACCGGTGGTTTAAGCGATCTTAAAATATTAAATAAGCGAACAGATTTTAGAACCTTTAACGGTACCATAAAAGGCCAAAATTCTATGGTGTCAATGAGTATTGCGGATGGTTTTTTTAGTATCATGATTGATGATCGCAAGGATCGTTATTTCATTGAGCCTTTAGATTTTGAAAGTTTGTCAAATGCTATGCCTTCCGAACAACAATATCTTATGTATAAAACATCCGATCTGATTCCTGCAAAAGGTATTTTATGTGGAGCTGATTTGGTAAATAGAGCGGTCAACGAGAATTTGGAAAAATTACAAAAAGAATCACTTGCCAGAGCAAAACCATGTAAAATTTGTGCAGAAGTAAAAATATGTCTTGCAGCAGATTATCCAATGTATAGAAAGTATGGAGGCAGTGTTAATCAAACTGAAAATCAAATGTTGAACATATTAGCCGATGTGCAAACAGTTTATGATGATGAATTTGAAAATGAATACCAATATGTAGTAACAGGGACATTCATTCCAGAGGAACAAGCTAAAGATCCCTTTAATGGAATGAATGACATTAATGCAATGTTAAATCGTTTTCGAGATATTGCAGAAACCTCTATGTTTGCAAATTCGCAACATAATGTTGCTACTTTATGGACTTCTAAATTTGGCCCTACAGGTACTGTAGGTACTGCCTTTCAGGCATCCGTATGTTTAAATGACAGATATAATGTTTGCAGTGATTATTGGGGTCCGGGCGGAAGACAAGGTGATTATCTGACATTGCAAGCCCATATGTTAGGACATAACTGGAGCATGATTCATGATGCAGGTATTTCGCCGACAATAATGGCTCCCGGACTTCCAAATGGAAGTACAGCTTGGTCAGGCCTTGCTATCGCATCCTTAAATAGTTACGCACGGACAGAAAAATTGATTGAAAGTGGTTGTTTGCCAATTTGTCCAAACTCTTCAGCTCCAGTTCCCGATTTTTCAGCTGACATCACATACGGTTGTCAACCCGTGACAGTAAAATTTAAAGATTTGTCAATAAATACAACTAAATGGAAATGGAGTTTTCCAGGAGGTACACCAGATACATCGACACAAAAAAATCCAGTGATAGTGTACAAAACTGCTGGAACCTATAACGTTACTTTGGAAGCAGGCAGTAACCGATGTGAAGTAGAACTTACTAAGGTAGGATTTATTGAAATCAATGATGTTCCAGTTGCGGATTTTTCATATGGTTTGCAAGGACGAGAAATATTTTTTATCGACCAATCATTAAGAGCAGATGAATATTCCTGGAAATTTGGAGATGGTGAATTTAGTGAGGAGTCGAATCCTTTCCATGAATTTCCAACGGATTCTACATTTGAAGTTACCCTTACTGTCAGAAATGATTGTGGTGTACATACAATTAAAAAATTGATAAATGTAGTAAGTGTTCCTACTGCAGAATTTGATTCCGATACGATCGGTGGTTGTGCTCCTGGAATTATTAAGTTTTTTGATCAATCCACCAGAAATGTTAAAAACTGGCAATGGGAATTTGTCGGTGGTGTGCCAAGTGTTTCAACGCAGAAAAATCCGGTTGTAAAGTATAATTTACCAGGTGTTTATGATGTAAGACTGACTGTTTATGGTTCAAGATTTAATCATTCTATTACCAAAAAGGCATATATAACAATTGATAGTTTACCTGTTGCCCAATTTGCAAATAGTATCGATGTAGGAAAAGTTGACTTCACAAATCAATCCCGATATGCTAAATCACATGTTTGGATTTTTGGTGATAACACTACAAGTACGGATCCAAATCCAAGTCATAATTATACAGAAGGAACTTATGAAGTTAAATATGTTGCGATTAATGGTTGTGGTACAGATACTGCGGTAACTACCTTAATAATCGGTGTAAAACCAACAGCTTCATTTAGCGTTGGAAATCCTAAAGGATGCGCACCTTATAAAGTGCAATTTCAAAATGCGTCTGTTGCAGCAACCAATTATCAATGGTATTTTCCAGGTGGGTCACCTTCTACAAGTACGGATCCAAATCCATTAATAAGTTATAACAATGCGGGAAAATTTAATGTCAGCCTGGTAGCATCTAATGTATTTTACAAAGATTCTATCGGAAAGCAGGATTTTATTGATGTGAATACGATACCAAATGCAGGATTTACAAATTCTATTGCTGGTTTTAAATCGACCTTCACGAATCAATCAACAGGCGGATTAAATTATTTATGGGATTTTGGTGATGGCAAACCAAGTTTTGAAAAAATCCAATACATGATTATGGGGTTGAAGGTGAATTTAATGTTCGGTTAA
- a CDS encoding T9SS type A sorting domain-containing protein, translating into MNFNDKSSVDVIEWDWLFENGNPTTSKLKNPVVVFNKKGKYTVKLTVKNTNGTNALTKTQYIQVLSPVLCPEHTKTGRFNISDLPFGGGLENRSDDFEYELPIIFPNPAKDYILVYTNASRENPVSIDMFDLSGRKMTTHQSLDQVYRIQTNHIQAGTYYLKINNGKNAIVTKFVIAN; encoded by the coding sequence GTGAATTTTAACGATAAGTCTTCGGTAGATGTTATTGAATGGGATTGGCTTTTTGAAAATGGTAATCCAACAACTTCAAAGCTTAAAAATCCAGTGGTTGTCTTTAATAAAAAGGGGAAATATACAGTAAAGTTAACCGTAAAGAATACGAATGGTACGAATGCATTAACGAAGACTCAGTATATACAAGTATTGTCTCCAGTTTTATGTCCGGAGCATACAAAAACAGGTCGTTTTAATATTTCAGACTTACCTTTTGGCGGAGGTTTAGAAAATAGGTCAGATGACTTTGAATATGAACTCCCGATAATATTTCCGAATCCGGCAAAGGATTATATTTTAGTTTATACAAATGCGAGTCGTGAAAACCCAGTTTCAATAGATATGTTTGATCTTTCAGGTAGAAAAATGACAACGCACCAAAGTTTAGATCAAGTATACCGTATTCAAACAAATCATATTCAAGCTGGCACCTATTATCTTAAAATTAATAATGGAAAAAATGCGATCGTTACAAAATTTGTAATTGCAAATTAG
- a CDS encoding aminotransferase class I/II-fold pyridoxal phosphate-dependent enzyme, producing MPLNETTPSAFRISSHMAETLIPSEIIKLAAEVNHKIQAGEHIFNLTIGDFNPSIFPIPKGLEKFIIKAYQEGHTNYPAANGMVDLRQVLSTQINEKLGLHYSADEILISGGARPLIYAIYKTLLDRGDTVLYPVPSWNNNHYCHLCEANGIALEVNADQNFMPTAADFEPHIQKATLIALCSPQNPTGTVFTEDTLRDICKLVLTENIRRKGIQKPLYIMYDQIYWELSFGDTKHFDPVSLIPELRDYVIYVDGLSKVYAATGIRVGWSFGPRKIMDQMRAILSHIGAWAPKAEQMATAWFIKDQQEVQSYLDWFKPEIHTRLTGLYDGILNLKHLGYPIDIIHPQAAIYLTVKCPWKNKKTKDGRILQNQIQVTDYILNVCKVGIVPFKAFGASEDSEWYRISVGTLKKLEIAEIVNALKSGMDQLMEV from the coding sequence ATGCCGCTGAATGAAACTACCCCCTCAGCCTTCAGAATTTCTTCTCATATGGCCGAAACCTTGATCCCATCAGAAATCATTAAACTGGCTGCCGAAGTGAATCACAAGATTCAAGCTGGAGAACATATTTTCAACTTGACAATTGGCGACTTTAATCCAAGCATTTTTCCAATACCAAAAGGATTGGAAAAATTTATCATTAAAGCATATCAGGAAGGGCATACCAATTATCCTGCTGCCAATGGAATGGTAGATTTAAGACAGGTACTTTCAACGCAAATAAATGAAAAACTTGGGCTTCACTATAGTGCTGATGAAATCCTAATTTCTGGTGGTGCAAGGCCTTTAATATATGCTATTTACAAAACACTTCTAGATCGGGGTGATACTGTATTATATCCAGTTCCATCCTGGAACAATAATCATTATTGTCATTTATGCGAAGCGAATGGGATTGCGCTTGAAGTGAATGCCGATCAAAATTTTATGCCAACTGCTGCCGATTTTGAACCCCATATACAAAAAGCTACACTCATCGCTTTATGCTCCCCACAAAATCCGACAGGTACTGTGTTTACAGAAGACACACTTCGGGATATCTGCAAGCTTGTGTTGACAGAAAACATCCGAAGAAAAGGCATTCAAAAGCCACTGTATATCATGTATGATCAAATTTATTGGGAATTAAGTTTTGGTGATACAAAACATTTCGATCCTGTTAGTTTAATTCCTGAATTAAGAGATTATGTAATTTATGTCGATGGACTTTCAAAAGTATATGCAGCTACCGGTATTCGGGTCGGATGGTCATTTGGACCTCGAAAAATAATGGATCAGATGCGGGCAATTCTGTCTCATATTGGAGCCTGGGCTCCTAAAGCAGAACAAATGGCTACTGCCTGGTTTATAAAAGATCAACAAGAGGTACAATCCTATTTGGATTGGTTCAAACCCGAAATTCATACCCGATTAACAGGTTTATATGACGGGATCTTAAATCTCAAACACCTTGGATATCCAATTGATATCATCCATCCACAAGCTGCTATTTATTTGACTGTTAAATGTCCCTGGAAAAATAAAAAAACAAAGGATGGCAGAATTTTACAAAATCAAATTCAGGTAACTGATTATATATTGAATGTTTGTAAAGTAGGAATTGTTCCTTTTAAGGCTTTCGGTGCATCGGAAGATTCTGAATGGTATCGAATATCTGTTGGCACATTAAAAAAACTTGAAATTGCTGAAATTGTAAATGCTTTGAAATCTGGCATGGATCAATTAATGGAAGTATAA
- a CDS encoding PKD domain-containing protein produces the protein MPTDLCLGSDAPVPDFIADVTYGCQPVTVKFKDLSLNASTWKWSFPGGTPASSSIQNPIVIYRTPGIYEVSLEAGNSRCEVLATKISYIEINDVPVASFSYGNQGREVFFIDQSLRADEYFWKFGDGETSEEANPYHEYETDSTFEVTLTVKNDCGVHTIKKKISIVSIPTADFDSDTIGGCAPRIIKFFDQSTKNVKTWQWEFVGGVPSVSTQKNPIVRYDNPGVYDVRLTVYASRFNHSITKKVYITIDSLPDAEFTNSETQGQVDFTNQSRYAKSHFWNFGDNTTSTQANPSHKYLEGRYEVLYIVSNACGNDTARTTITIGTKPIAGFQVNEARGCVPYQVQFQNTSTASAVFYKWYFPGGSPSTSTDQNPVITYNAVGKYNVSLVAYNNFYTDSVAKTDFIEVKTTPTSLFSNSISGFKSTFVNQGVGGTNFFWDFGDTKGSFELNPVHDYNVEGEFDVRLIVQNECGLDTFDKHIAVYLVPKVNYTADTIKGCAPLTVNFKDKSSIDVIEWDWLFENGTPTTSNVKKSSSRF, from the coding sequence ATGCCTACAGATTTGTGCTTAGGTTCTGACGCACCAGTTCCTGATTTTATTGCAGATGTTACCTATGGTTGCCAGCCCGTGACCGTAAAATTTAAAGATTTATCGCTAAACGCGTCTACCTGGAAATGGTCTTTCCCTGGCGGTACTCCGGCATCTTCTTCTATTCAAAATCCAATCGTAATTTATCGGACTCCCGGAATTTATGAAGTGAGTCTGGAAGCAGGGAATAGTCGTTGTGAAGTGTTGGCAACTAAAATTAGTTATATTGAAATTAATGATGTGCCTGTTGCAAGTTTTTCTTACGGAAATCAAGGCAGGGAGGTGTTTTTTATAGATCAGTCTTTACGCGCTGATGAATACTTCTGGAAATTTGGTGATGGAGAAACTAGTGAAGAGGCTAATCCATACCATGAATATGAAACCGATAGCACCTTTGAGGTTACCCTCACTGTTAAAAATGATTGTGGAGTTCACACCATTAAAAAGAAGATATCTATAGTTAGTATTCCTACAGCCGATTTTGATTCAGACACAATAGGTGGTTGTGCTCCGCGAATTATTAAGTTCTTTGATCAATCCACCAAAAATGTAAAAACCTGGCAGTGGGAATTTGTCGGTGGGGTTCCAAGCGTTTCTACACAGAAGAATCCAATTGTTCGGTATGACAATCCTGGAGTTTATGATGTTAGATTAACGGTTTATGCTTCTCGATTTAATCATTCTATAACCAAGAAAGTATATATCACAATTGATAGTTTGCCAGATGCTGAATTTACAAATAGTGAAACGCAAGGTCAAGTTGATTTTACAAATCAATCCAGATATGCAAAATCACATTTTTGGAATTTTGGAGATAATACCACCAGTACTCAGGCAAATCCAAGTCACAAATATCTGGAAGGAAGATACGAGGTTTTATATATCGTTAGTAATGCCTGTGGTAATGACACTGCAAGAACTACAATTACCATTGGAACAAAACCAATTGCAGGCTTTCAAGTAAACGAAGCAAGAGGTTGCGTTCCCTATCAGGTTCAATTTCAAAATACATCTACCGCGTCTGCTGTTTTTTACAAATGGTATTTCCCAGGAGGATCACCGAGTACGAGCACAGACCAAAATCCAGTAATCACCTATAATGCAGTTGGAAAGTATAATGTAAGCCTGGTAGCTTATAATAATTTTTATACTGATTCAGTCGCTAAAACTGATTTTATCGAAGTTAAAACAACACCGACTTCACTGTTTTCTAATTCAATTAGTGGATTTAAATCAACCTTTGTGAATCAAGGTGTTGGTGGAACCAATTTCTTTTGGGACTTTGGTGATACGAAAGGAAGTTTTGAATTGAATCCAGTTCATGATTATAATGTAGAAGGTGAATTTGATGTTCGCCTGATCGTTCAAAATGAATGTGGTTTAGATACATTCGATAAACATATTGCAGTGTATTTGGTGCCTAAAGTAAATTATACCGCAGATACTATCAAAGGTTGTGCGCCATTGACAGTGAATTTTAAAGATAAATCTTCTATTGATGTTATTGAATGGGATTGGCTTTTTGAAAATGGAACGCCAACAACATCTAATGTTAAAAAATCCAGTAGTCGTTTTTAA
- a CDS encoding TIGR00645 family protein — translation MNKLESIFEQLIFGSRWLQAPLYAGLIIGGFLYAYKFIVELIHLCTTITEITETALMLGVLTLVDITMVANLLIMVIIGGYSTFVSRLDIDKHTDKPEWLQKVDAGTLKVKLAGSLVGVSGIHLLQIFINIENKDPEDVKWQVIIHIVFLVSSLALAITEKILHAKHA, via the coding sequence ATGAACAAACTAGAATCCATATTTGAACAACTCATTTTTGGCAGCCGTTGGTTGCAAGCTCCACTTTATGCTGGACTTATCATTGGTGGTTTTTTGTATGCGTATAAATTTATTGTGGAATTAATTCATTTATGCACTACGATAACGGAAATCACAGAAACCGCTTTAATGTTGGGAGTCCTCACCTTAGTAGACATTACGATGGTGGCGAACCTTCTTATTATGGTAATTATTGGTGGATATTCTACCTTTGTAAGTCGTTTAGACATAGACAAGCATACTGACAAACCTGAATGGTTGCAAAAAGTAGATGCGGGTACTTTAAAAGTAAAATTAGCAGGTTCGTTAGTTGGGGTATCTGGAATTCATCTACTTCAAATATTTATCAATATTGAAAATAAAGATCCGGAAGATGTAAAATGGCAAGTAATTATCCATATAGTTTTTCTTGTATCTTCATTAGCCCTTGCCATTACAGAAAAAATATTACATGCGAAACATGCCTAA
- a CDS encoding TonB family protein, with protein MLGILYRFFKNSVSDWNNMVFSNRNRAYGAYQLRLFYNRNMTIGLILSLIIFLACLIIPSIHWNFTKESEMITEVFLENPPDIVLPKLNTKMSSKQVPESPEKNPEKKPPELKKSEIKKVVKEEIPKNEINTMNKDLDSIQQKDPNKVNNNAQIANESEVTFDFVDVMPQYPGGSSNLSRFISSKLVYPNTAFQNKVEGVVVVGFVIDKEGNVRNPKILKSLYPSCDEEALRVIRLIPIWIPAKNNNRNVSFNFKMPIEFKLNR; from the coding sequence TTGTTAGGTATTTTATATCGATTTTTTAAGAATTCAGTTTCTGATTGGAATAATATGGTGTTTTCTAATCGAAATCGCGCATATGGTGCTTATCAACTTAGGCTATTTTATAATAGGAATATGACCATTGGATTAATATTGTCCTTAATTATATTTCTTGCTTGTTTGATTATTCCTTCAATCCATTGGAATTTTACAAAGGAATCTGAAATGATTACGGAAGTCTTTTTAGAAAATCCTCCGGATATCGTGTTGCCAAAATTGAACACCAAAATGAGTTCAAAGCAAGTCCCAGAGAGCCCTGAAAAAAATCCTGAAAAGAAACCACCAGAATTGAAAAAAAGTGAAATTAAAAAAGTAGTTAAAGAAGAGATCCCAAAAAATGAAATAAATACAATGAATAAGGATTTAGATTCAATACAACAGAAGGATCCTAACAAAGTAAATAATAATGCGCAAATTGCAAATGAATCAGAGGTGACCTTCGATTTTGTAGATGTAATGCCTCAATATCCTGGAGGTTCATCTAATTTATCCAGATTTATTTCTTCAAAACTAGTCTATCCAAATACCGCATTTCAGAACAAAGTTGAAGGGGTAGTTGTAGTAGGCTTTGTAATAGACAAGGAAGGAAATGTTAGAAATCCAAAAATCTTAAAATCACTCTATCCATCTTGTGATGAAGAAGCACTTCGGGTAATAAGACTCATTCCAATTTGGATTCCCGCTAAAAATAATAACCGGAATGTTAGTTTTAATTTTAAAATGCCGATTGAATTTAAATTAAATCGTTAA